One genomic segment of Flagellimonas marinaquae includes these proteins:
- a CDS encoding response regulator transcription factor, which yields MKKVSCIFIVDDDPITVFGIKRMLKSAVECNDIQIFQNGLEAQEAYKERMEKGLAAPNVIFLDINMPIMDGWEFLEALINTDPKEHITVNMITSSIDPLDYKKWNGFKNRCPFNLNFKNKPIFKIESNELGFIEIAS from the coding sequence ATGAAGAAAGTTAGTTGTATTTTTATAGTGGACGACGATCCAATTACCGTATTTGGTATAAAAAGAATGTTGAAATCCGCGGTGGAATGTAACGATATCCAGATTTTCCAAAATGGATTGGAGGCCCAAGAAGCTTACAAAGAACGGATGGAAAAAGGATTGGCCGCGCCCAATGTAATCTTTTTGGATATCAACATGCCCATAATGGATGGATGGGAGTTCCTTGAAGCTTTGATAAATACCGATCCAAAAGAACATATTACAGTAAATATGATTACTTCTTCCATAGACCCCTTGGACTATAAAAAATGGAACGGCTTTAAAAACAGGTGCCCGTTCAACCTCAATTTTAAGAACAAACCGATCTTTAAAATTGAAAGCAACGAACTTGGCTTCATCGAGATAGCCTCATAA
- a CDS encoding M14 family metallopeptidase, with protein sequence MKHLVLFLALVLFISCESETQDEKSSYPTHFELSDGKETATYQQTIDYYIRLAKEFPEINLHTIGTTDSGYPLHMVTYNPDGDFNYENIRKEKTIILINNGIHPGESDGIDATMMLYRDFATGELNLPQKTVLVTIPIYNIGGSLNRNSTTRANQNGPEEYGFRGNAQNYDLNRDFVKMDTQNAKTFAQIFHMVKPDVFIDNHVSNGADYQYTLTHLFTQHNKLGGKMGQYLHKTLMPNLEDSLSDKEWDITPYVNVFNTPPEMGFSQFMDHPRYSTGYTTLWSTLGLMVETHMLKPYKQRVEGTYDLMHSLIEIVEAEHENIRTVRKETLENNLELSEYYFNWAVDTTQTSILNFKGYEAETLVSEVTGLPRLKYNREKPFTKETVYMDHYYPVDTVIVPAAYIVKKSWKKVIERLDANKIQYTPLKKDTTLSVEAYKITGYDTRRAPYEGHYLHSNTKVEAKTKQVQFREGDILVPTQQPGIRYLLETLEPQGADSFFNWNFFDTVLQRKEGFSPYVFEDVALEMLQKDSILLQEFETKKEGDLNFANNWYAQLNWIFERSEYFEEAYLAYPIYRIEKNSDASRLLPK encoded by the coding sequence TTGAAGCACTTAGTACTCTTTTTGGCCCTAGTTCTTTTTATCTCCTGCGAATCGGAAACACAGGACGAAAAATCTTCTTACCCTACCCACTTTGAACTGTCGGACGGGAAGGAAACGGCAACCTATCAACAAACTATCGATTATTACATTCGACTCGCGAAGGAATTTCCCGAAATCAACTTGCACACCATAGGCACAACGGACAGTGGTTATCCTTTGCACATGGTCACCTATAATCCTGATGGAGATTTTAATTACGAGAATATTCGGAAGGAAAAAACCATCATACTTATAAATAATGGAATCCATCCCGGAGAGAGCGATGGAATCGATGCCACCATGATGCTTTACAGAGATTTTGCCACCGGAGAATTAAACCTGCCCCAAAAAACGGTCTTGGTAACCATTCCCATATACAATATCGGCGGCTCACTCAATAGAAATTCAACCACAAGGGCCAACCAAAACGGACCTGAAGAATACGGCTTTCGAGGTAATGCACAGAACTACGATCTTAATAGGGACTTTGTAAAAATGGATACTCAGAACGCTAAAACGTTCGCGCAAATTTTCCACATGGTAAAACCCGACGTTTTTATAGACAACCATGTAAGTAACGGTGCAGATTACCAATATACCCTAACGCACCTTTTTACCCAGCACAACAAGCTTGGTGGAAAAATGGGCCAGTACCTGCACAAAACCTTAATGCCAAACCTAGAAGATTCGTTATCGGATAAAGAATGGGACATAACCCCCTACGTGAACGTTTTTAACACACCGCCAGAGATGGGGTTCAGTCAATTTATGGACCACCCAAGGTATTCCACCGGCTACACCACACTTTGGAGCACATTGGGGCTCATGGTAGAAACCCATATGCTAAAACCATACAAACAACGTGTAGAAGGCACCTATGATCTAATGCACAGCCTTATAGAAATCGTGGAGGCTGAGCACGAGAACATAAGAACAGTTCGCAAAGAAACTTTGGAGAACAATCTGGAACTCTCCGAATATTACTTTAATTGGGCAGTGGATACGACCCAGACCTCTATTCTAAATTTTAAGGGATACGAGGCGGAAACCCTTGTTAGCGAAGTCACCGGCCTACCAAGATTAAAATACAATCGGGAAAAACCCTTTACCAAAGAGACCGTATACATGGACCACTATTATCCCGTGGATACCGTTATCGTTCCTGCCGCATACATTGTAAAGAAAAGTTGGAAAAAGGTAATAGAGCGATTGGATGCCAATAAAATACAATACACACCATTAAAAAAGGACACCACATTGTCCGTTGAAGCCTATAAAATCACTGGTTACGATACCCGTAGAGCACCATACGAAGGGCACTACCTCCACTCCAACACCAAAGTAGAGGCCAAGACAAAGCAAGTTCAGTTTAGGGAAGGAGACATATTGGTCCCAACCCAACAGCCGGGCATTCGTTATTTACTGGAAACTTTGGAACCACAAGGTGCGGATTCTTTTTTTAATTGGAACTTTTTCGATACGGTTCTTCAACGCAAAGAAGGATTTTCCCCTTATGTTTTTGAAGACGTTGCCTTGGAAATGCTCCAAAAAGATTCTATTCTATTACAGGAGTTTGAGACCAAAAAAGAAGGAGACCTCAATTTTGCCAATAACTGGTATGCGCAACTTAATTGGATTTTTGAACGTTCGGAATATTTTGAAGAAGCCTACCTTGCCTATCCCATTTATCGTATAGAAAAAAATAGCGATGCGTCAAGATTGCTTCCTAAATAA
- a CDS encoding NUDIX hydrolase produces MYEVFVNEAPLILTNERPEDSNGNLFSLDGDSIVEAIRLLSKKKIRKAYLYHPDETEILKLFMHKIPVVVAGGGFVINKKGKVLFIFRNGKWDLPKGKVDKGESIENAAIREVEEETGVQNLKIERFLRTTFHVFKRNGEYRLKQTHWFIMSTDYAGKLVAEKSEGIKKVKWKGPRKTKKALKNSYHNIKILFEDWPFI; encoded by the coding sequence ATGTATGAAGTTTTTGTTAATGAGGCTCCACTGATTTTAACAAACGAGCGCCCCGAGGATTCCAATGGTAATTTGTTTTCTTTGGATGGTGATTCGATCGTTGAGGCCATCAGACTTTTGTCCAAAAAGAAGATAAGGAAGGCCTATCTGTACCATCCGGATGAAACGGAGATCCTAAAGCTTTTTATGCATAAAATCCCTGTAGTGGTCGCTGGTGGTGGTTTTGTGATCAATAAGAAAGGTAAGGTCCTATTTATTTTTAGAAACGGAAAGTGGGATTTGCCCAAAGGAAAAGTGGATAAAGGAGAGTCCATAGAAAATGCCGCAATACGTGAAGTAGAGGAAGAGACCGGCGTGCAAAATCTAAAGATTGAACGGTTTTTACGTACAACTTTTCATGTTTTTAAAAGAAACGGAGAGTATCGTTTAAAGCAGACGCACTGGTTTATTATGTCCACCGATTATGCCGGCAAATTAGTGGCGGAAAAGTCCGAAGGAATCAAAAAAGTGAAATGGAAGGGCCCCCGAAAGACCAAAAAGGCTTTAAAAAATTCTTACCATAACATTAAGATTCTGTTTGAGGATTGGCCGTTTATTTAG
- the pyrE gene encoding orotate phosphoribosyltransferase: MVLDKQIAKKTAELLLQINAIKLEPENPFTWASGWKSPIYCDNRIMLSYPMIRNFVREEMAKQVEKLYGKPDVIAGVATGAIGIGILVAEALGLPFVYVRPKPKEHGRQNQIEGHFEPGQSVVVIEDLISTGNSSLNAVKALKEQNADIKGMIAIFTYGFPVSAENFKKENVELHTLSDYENLVEQASETNYIKETQLQTLLEWKSNPQEWK; this comes from the coding sequence ATGGTTTTAGATAAGCAAATCGCAAAAAAAACAGCTGAGCTGTTGCTGCAAATTAATGCAATTAAGTTGGAACCTGAAAATCCATTCACTTGGGCTTCGGGCTGGAAGTCTCCCATTTATTGCGACAATAGAATTATGTTGTCCTACCCTATGATCAGAAACTTTGTTCGGGAAGAAATGGCAAAACAGGTAGAAAAGCTCTACGGAAAACCGGACGTAATCGCCGGAGTTGCCACTGGGGCCATTGGCATTGGCATTCTTGTTGCCGAAGCCCTCGGACTCCCGTTTGTATATGTTAGGCCAAAACCAAAGGAACATGGTAGACAAAACCAGATCGAAGGACACTTTGAGCCAGGACAGAGCGTTGTGGTGATAGAAGACCTGATCAGTACTGGCAATAGCAGCCTCAATGCGGTCAAGGCCTTAAAAGAGCAAAATGCAGACATTAAGGGCATGATCGCCATCTTTACCTACGGCTTTCCCGTGTCCGCCGAGAACTTTAAAAAAGAAAACGTGGAACTGCATACGCTATCGGACTACGAAAACCTGGTAGAGCAAGCATCAGAAACCAACTATATCAAAGAAACCCAATTACAAACCTTATTGGAGTGGAAGTCCAACCCACAAGAATGGAAATAA
- a CDS encoding SRPBCC family protein yields MHIESPKKKLAKSNKEVFEFLTDIKNFETLMPDNIDKFEVLDENTFKFALKGMPEIVLRLKEQNPHDKVVLGAASDKLPFTLTADITALEENESEVGLSFEGEFNAMMAMMIKAPITNFIGTLSNNMDKIGQ; encoded by the coding sequence ATGCACATTGAATCACCAAAAAAGAAACTAGCCAAAAGCAACAAAGAAGTATTCGAATTTTTGACCGACATCAAAAACTTTGAAACTTTAATGCCGGACAATATTGACAAGTTTGAAGTATTGGACGAAAACACCTTTAAATTTGCCCTAAAAGGTATGCCCGAGATTGTACTCCGATTAAAGGAACAAAACCCGCACGACAAAGTTGTTCTGGGAGCGGCAAGCGATAAACTTCCCTTTACCCTTACCGCAGATATTACCGCATTGGAAGAAAACGAAAGCGAAGTGGGACTTAGTTTTGAAGGAGAGTTCAATGCCATGATGGCCATGATGATCAAAGCACCCATAACCAATTTTATTGGCACTTTATCCAATAATATGGATAAAATAGGTCAGTAA
- a CDS encoding biotin--[acetyl-CoA-carboxylase] ligase, with product MGKQFQILKLDATDSTNLFLRNLLRSEDPPDYTVVVVDKQLKGRGQMGTVWVSEGGKNLTFSVLRRFDAFGVEHQFVLNIAICMAVSDVLKALGVPNVKVKWPNDIMSGSVKICGILIENVLKGSIIAQSIIGIGLNVNQTIFEGLEKASSLKVITGKDYDLDELLQKILERIQYHLNGIEAKTVGQLLPAYEEILFRKDKPSTFSSPIGGMFVGYVRGVSPSGKLVLELEDEIFKEFDLKEVTLLY from the coding sequence TTGGGAAAACAATTTCAAATACTCAAACTTGATGCCACGGACTCCACAAATTTGTTTTTACGGAATTTGCTGCGTTCGGAAGATCCGCCGGATTACACCGTAGTAGTGGTCGATAAACAATTGAAAGGCAGGGGGCAAATGGGGACTGTTTGGGTGTCCGAAGGGGGAAAAAACCTTACTTTCAGCGTGTTGCGAAGGTTTGACGCCTTTGGTGTAGAGCATCAATTTGTGTTGAATATAGCAATTTGCATGGCCGTGAGCGATGTGCTAAAAGCTTTGGGAGTGCCCAATGTGAAGGTGAAATGGCCGAACGACATTATGTCAGGTTCTGTAAAAATTTGTGGAATTTTAATTGAAAATGTACTCAAAGGTTCCATTATTGCCCAATCCATTATTGGTATTGGGTTAAATGTTAACCAAACTATTTTTGAAGGTCTGGAAAAGGCTTCTTCCCTAAAAGTGATCACGGGTAAAGATTATGATCTGGATGAGTTACTCCAAAAAATACTGGAGCGGATACAATATCACCTTAATGGGATCGAGGCAAAGACTGTGGGCCAATTGTTACCTGCATACGAAGAAATCCTTTTTAGAAAGGATAAACCATCCACTTTTAGCTCCCCAATTGGGGGTATGTTCGTTGGGTACGTGCGAGGGGTGTCACCATCGGGAAAGTTGGTGCTCGAACTTGAAGATGAAATTTTTAAGGAATTCGACCTAAAGGAAGTAACGCTGCTTTACTGA
- the rsfS gene encoding ribosome silencing factor has translation MQKTKASADELIALILEGIEDVKGVDINLLDLREIENTVCDYFIICNGTSNTHVNAIVSSIQKKVSKTLHDKPWHIEGSENAEWVLMDYVNVVVHVFQKHIREFYDIEGLWGDAKVTMVESSYNS, from the coding sequence ATGCAGAAAACGAAAGCTAGCGCAGATGAGTTGATTGCCTTGATTCTGGAGGGAATAGAAGATGTTAAAGGAGTTGATATAAATCTACTGGACCTAAGGGAAATCGAAAACACGGTTTGCGACTATTTCATAATCTGTAACGGTACTTCCAACACGCATGTAAATGCGATTGTCTCATCCATACAGAAAAAGGTCAGCAAGACTTTACATGATAAACCATGGCACATTGAAGGGTCCGAAAACGCCGAATGGGTGCTAATGGACTATGTAAATGTTGTTGTGCATGTATTCCAAAAACATATTAGAGAATTCTATGATATTGAAGGACTCTGGGGAGACGCCAAAGTCACAATGGTAGAAAGCAGTTACAATTCTTAA
- the ftsH gene encoding ATP-dependent zinc metalloprotease FtsH, translating to MAKENNPNNAPKKPRFSSWWIYGVVIALIIGFQFFGGNSFSSTEKTTTSELQEFLRNGDISKIVIITNTRQAKVFLTEEALNKDVHKGVAEKPLLPSAGLVPQYVLDYGDLQIFQNEITEIKKENNLDTIVEFDTESNVIGEIFLTLLPFALIIGIWIYLMRRMSGGAGGGAGGQIFNIGKSKAKLFDEKTDTRTSFKDVAGLEGAKEEVQEIVEFLKNPDKYTSLGGKIPKGALLVGPPGTGKTLLAKAVAGEAKVPFFSLSGSDFVEMFVGVGASRVRDLFKQAKDKSPAIIFIDEIDAIGRARGKNNFTGSNDERENTLNQLLTEMDGFGTNTNVIVLAATNRADVLDKALMRAGRFDRQIYVDLPDLNERKEIFEVHLRPIKTAETLDLDFLAKQTPGFSGADIANVCNEAALIAARKEKKAVTKQDFLDAVDRIVGGLEKKNKIITPEEKKTIAFHEAGHATVSWMLEHAAPLVKVTIVPRGQSLGAAWYLPEERLIVRPEQMLDEMCATMGGRAAEKVMFNKISTGALSDLEKVTKQARAMVTIYGLNDELGNITYYDSSGQNEYGFTKPYSEETAQKIDQEISKIIEKQYQRAIKLLEDNKDKLTELAERLLDKEVIFKDDLEKIFGQRPFEKQEEELEPAK from the coding sequence ATGGCAAAAGAAAACAACCCAAATAATGCTCCAAAAAAACCACGTTTTAGTTCGTGGTGGATATATGGTGTGGTAATCGCATTGATCATTGGTTTCCAATTTTTTGGAGGCAACAGTTTTTCGAGCACGGAAAAGACCACAACCTCCGAATTACAGGAATTTTTACGGAACGGTGACATTTCAAAAATAGTCATCATAACCAACACCCGTCAGGCCAAAGTTTTTCTTACAGAGGAAGCTTTGAACAAAGATGTGCACAAGGGAGTGGCAGAAAAACCACTTTTACCATCTGCCGGATTGGTTCCCCAATATGTTTTGGATTATGGCGATCTGCAGATTTTCCAAAACGAAATAACGGAGATAAAAAAAGAAAACAACCTCGATACCATCGTCGAGTTCGATACAGAATCCAATGTTATTGGAGAAATATTCCTGACATTGCTTCCTTTCGCACTGATCATCGGCATCTGGATTTACCTAATGCGTAGAATGTCCGGTGGTGCAGGCGGTGGCGCTGGCGGTCAAATTTTCAATATTGGAAAATCAAAGGCCAAATTATTCGACGAAAAAACGGATACACGCACATCTTTTAAAGATGTAGCTGGTCTCGAAGGAGCCAAAGAGGAAGTACAGGAAATTGTGGAATTCCTAAAAAACCCTGACAAATATACCTCCTTGGGAGGTAAAATACCTAAAGGCGCACTATTGGTAGGACCTCCCGGAACAGGTAAAACCTTATTGGCAAAAGCTGTTGCTGGTGAAGCCAAGGTCCCCTTCTTCTCTTTATCCGGTTCCGATTTTGTGGAGATGTTCGTGGGCGTGGGTGCATCCAGGGTCCGTGACCTCTTTAAACAGGCCAAGGATAAGTCACCAGCCATCATATTCATTGATGAAATCGACGCCATTGGACGTGCAAGGGGCAAAAACAATTTTACAGGTTCCAACGATGAACGCGAGAACACCTTGAACCAGTTGTTGACCGAAATGGATGGTTTTGGCACCAATACCAACGTAATTGTACTTGCCGCGACCAACCGTGCCGATGTACTGGACAAAGCATTGATGCGTGCAGGACGATTTGATCGTCAGATTTATGTAGACCTGCCAGATCTTAACGAACGAAAAGAAATCTTTGAAGTTCACCTTAGACCCATTAAAACGGCAGAAACCTTGGATTTGGACTTTTTGGCCAAACAAACACCAGGTTTCTCAGGAGCGGACATTGCAAATGTTTGTAACGAAGCTGCCCTTATTGCGGCCCGTAAAGAGAAAAAGGCGGTAACCAAGCAAGACTTTTTGGATGCAGTGGATAGAATTGTAGGCGGTCTTGAGAAGAAAAACAAAATCATTACCCCAGAGGAAAAGAAAACCATCGCGTTCCACGAAGCTGGTCACGCAACCGTAAGCTGGATGTTGGAACACGCTGCACCCTTGGTTAAAGTAACGATAGTACCCCGAGGACAATCGTTGGGGGCCGCTTGGTACCTTCCGGAAGAACGTTTAATTGTGCGTCCAGAACAAATGTTGGACGAAATGTGTGCCACCATGGGAGGTAGAGCCGCCGAAAAGGTAATGTTCAATAAGATTTCCACCGGAGCTTTAAGCGATTTGGAAAAAGTGACCAAACAGGCCAGGGCCATGGTTACCATATATGGATTAAACGATGAATTGGGGAACATCACCTATTACGATTCATCCGGTCAGAACGAATATGGCTTCACCAAACCTTATAGCGAGGAAACAGCACAAAAAATCGATCAGGAGATTTCCAAGATCATCGAGAAGCAATATCAACGTGCCATAAAATTGCTCGAGGACAATAAGGACAAGTTGACCGAATTGGCCGAAAGACTTTTGGACAAAGAAGTTATTTTTAAGGATGATCTGGAAAAAATATTTGGCCAACGTCCATTCGAAAAGCAAGAAGAAGAACTAGAGCCAGCTAAATAA
- a CDS encoding LUD domain-containing protein — protein MGVFKKLFGGGKKVSKETTETRGDHMPDLKIPVDEKFTIYFKKNGGKFIYCEDFAEVSEALENIVSENDWQDHLFFTMDPRLETRFATEKIDFTHNRNESEIFFTTCEHLVAHNGSILVCSNQIKEKKLDELPSNLVVFATTSQLVDSISEALKIIKERYQKNIPNNITTLKHFQPTAENKDDFLSYGSASKNVYLLLLEDF, from the coding sequence ATGGGAGTTTTTAAAAAACTATTCGGAGGAGGAAAAAAGGTTTCCAAGGAGACTACGGAAACCCGTGGTGACCATATGCCGGATTTAAAAATTCCCGTTGATGAAAAATTTACCATCTATTTTAAAAAGAACGGTGGTAAATTTATCTATTGCGAAGATTTTGCAGAGGTATCGGAAGCCTTGGAGAACATTGTTTCCGAGAACGATTGGCAAGACCATCTGTTTTTTACTATGGACCCAAGATTGGAAACTCGTTTTGCCACGGAAAAAATAGACTTTACCCACAATCGAAACGAAAGCGAGATTTTCTTTACCACTTGCGAACATCTAGTGGCTCATAATGGCTCAATTTTGGTGTGTTCCAACCAGATAAAAGAAAAGAAATTGGATGAACTTCCATCCAATTTAGTGGTATTTGCCACTACCAGCCAACTAGTGGATTCCATAAGCGAAGCCTTAAAAATTATCAAGGAACGCTATCAAAAAAATATCCCGAACAACATCACCACTTTAAAGCACTTTCAGCCTACAGCGGAAAACAAAGACGATTTCCTTTCCTACGGAAGTGCCTCAAAAAATGTATATCTTTTACTCCTAGAAGATTTTTAA
- a CDS encoding phosphatidate cytidylyltransferase, translating to MREVLRRSITGVIYVVLLLGAVFLSSDAFDFLFMTFGLGCLYEYKRIVRLKGYYVFVAYLALWWVFIYLTQNSAAINLLMFFTITVDLALLVFLFTKAPRNFTPVQKFLIGLLYIGGGCIFLTMIPYKIDEFAQFLIMGIFILIWVNDTFAYLVGRTVGKTKLFPAVSPKKTIEGSVGGLIFALAAAYFLSWYETRLSLIEWMAMACLIVVAGSLGDLLESKFKRMAGVKDSGAILPGHGGIWDRLDSLVFAAPFAYLILNIFTYVS from the coding sequence ATGAGAGAGGTATTAAGACGCTCCATTACAGGGGTAATTTATGTTGTACTCCTACTGGGCGCGGTTTTTTTAAGTTCGGACGCATTCGATTTTTTGTTTATGACCTTTGGTTTGGGGTGCCTGTACGAATACAAGCGGATCGTACGCCTTAAAGGTTATTATGTATTCGTGGCTTATTTGGCACTCTGGTGGGTTTTTATTTATCTGACCCAGAACAGTGCAGCGATCAACCTGCTCATGTTTTTTACCATAACAGTGGATCTGGCCCTATTGGTATTTCTCTTTACCAAAGCTCCCAGAAACTTTACTCCCGTTCAGAAATTCTTGATCGGTCTGCTTTACATTGGTGGAGGTTGTATTTTTTTGACCATGATACCCTATAAAATTGATGAATTTGCTCAATTCTTGATCATGGGCATCTTTATTTTGATATGGGTAAACGATACTTTTGCCTACCTGGTAGGAAGAACTGTGGGAAAAACTAAACTTTTTCCTGCCGTTTCACCAAAAAAAACCATTGAAGGTTCTGTAGGAGGTCTTATTTTTGCACTGGCCGCGGCCTATTTTTTATCGTGGTACGAAACACGGCTTTCGTTAATCGAATGGATGGCAATGGCATGTTTAATTGTGGTAGCAGGAAGTCTAGGGGATTTGTTGGAATCTAAATTTAAACGCATGGCCGGAGTTAAGGATAGCGGAGCTATTTTACCCGGACATGGCGGAATTTGGGACCGATTGGACAGCTTGGTCTTTGCTGCACCTTTTGCGTATTTGATCTTAAATATATTCACCTATGTTTCATAA
- a CDS encoding phosphatidylserine decarboxylase family protein, with protein sequence MFHKEGQKIIITTFFLVVAGVLAAQYFIDIEWIRYAVQIVALVILIAILQFFRNPKRLVTPTFDEILAPVDGKVVVIEEVEEPEYFKGKRKQVSIFMSPVNVHVTRYPASGTVTYSKYHPGKYLVAWHPKSSTENERTTIVLHTPKFGEIGYRQIAGALARRIVNYAEEGEQVTQGEDAGFIKFGSRVDLLLPLDCDITVKLNQKVVGARTCIASLRPKND encoded by the coding sequence ATGTTTCATAAAGAGGGGCAAAAAATTATTATCACCACTTTTTTTCTAGTGGTAGCCGGCGTTTTGGCCGCACAATATTTTATCGATATTGAATGGATCAGATATGCCGTTCAGATTGTCGCGCTGGTCATATTGATTGCCATCTTACAGTTCTTTAGAAACCCAAAAAGATTGGTGACCCCGACTTTTGATGAAATATTGGCACCCGTGGACGGTAAGGTAGTGGTAATCGAAGAAGTTGAGGAACCGGAATATTTTAAAGGAAAAAGAAAGCAGGTTTCCATTTTTATGTCGCCTGTTAATGTGCACGTCACAAGATATCCCGCAAGTGGTACCGTTACCTATTCCAAGTACCATCCCGGAAAATATTTGGTGGCATGGCATCCCAAATCCAGTACCGAGAACGAACGGACCACCATAGTGCTCCATACACCAAAGTTTGGGGAAATAGGATACAGGCAAATTGCAGGAGCATTGGCCAGAAGAATAGTGAATTATGCCGAGGAAGGCGAACAAGTTACACAGGGCGAAGATGCAGGTTTTATAAAATTTGGCTCTAGAGTAGACCTATTGTTGCCTCTAGATTGTGATATTACCGTTAAATTGAACCAAAAAGTGGTTGGCGCACGTACATGTATTGCATCCTTAAGACCAAAAAATGATTGA
- a CDS encoding acyl-CoA-binding protein, translating into MIDEELQKRFNDAVDFVNDYTDPLPADLLLKLYAYFKIANKNFENPGSRTPLINAFKANALFQAKRISVKEAMEKYVELVEKELKSL; encoded by the coding sequence ATGATTGATGAAGAGCTACAAAAGAGATTCAACGATGCTGTTGACTTTGTAAACGACTACACTGATCCTTTGCCTGCGGATCTTTTGTTGAAGCTCTATGCGTACTTTAAAATTGCCAACAAGAATTTCGAAAACCCCGGTAGCAGAACGCCACTAATAAACGCGTTTAAAGCCAATGCACTGTTCCAAGCCAAGCGAATAAGTGTTAAGGAGGCCATGGAAAAATATGTGGAACTGGTAGAAAAAGAGTTAAAATCGCTCTAG
- a CDS encoding sterol desaturase family protein, whose amino-acid sequence MESYATALLYATPFFIGLVLIEILYGRYVKDQKHNLMDTVSSLSSGLTNVVKDSLGLVVILVSYPFLLDHLALIEIKATWLVWVVAFIALDFAGYWNHRLSHRINFFWNQHVIHHSSEEFNLACALRQPISNLLGYYALLLIPAALLGVPNTVIAILAPIHLFAQFWYHTQHIGKMGILEYVIVTPSQHRVHHAINPEYIDKNLGQIFCIWDRIFGTFQEELDEVPPQYGVLKPANTWNPIIINFQHLWRLMQDAWRTKSYWDKIRIWFMPTGWRPEDVKEKYPISIIQNVYNFSKYQPEVTSTLKTYALFQLIVTTFLMLFMFYSYSEIGFDGLLLFGAFIFVGIYGYTTLMDRKKYAIWIEVVRGLGGLVFIYITNDWFGVNSYFSIGSYLIALYFLITIFGAVYFTYFEKSLVRPDLAA is encoded by the coding sequence ATGGAATCGTATGCGACTGCCTTGTTATATGCAACACCTTTTTTTATAGGCCTTGTTCTTATCGAAATACTTTATGGCCGTTATGTAAAGGATCAGAAGCACAATCTCATGGATACCGTGAGTAGTTTGAGTTCCGGTCTTACCAATGTGGTAAAGGATTCACTTGGACTTGTGGTTATCCTTGTCAGTTATCCATTTTTATTGGATCATTTGGCCTTGATAGAGATCAAGGCAACATGGTTGGTTTGGGTCGTGGCTTTTATTGCCTTGGATTTTGCAGGGTACTGGAATCACCGATTAAGCCATAGGATAAATTTTTTTTGGAACCAGCATGTAATCCATCACAGTAGCGAAGAGTTTAATCTGGCATGTGCCCTTCGTCAACCTATATCGAACCTTTTGGGGTATTATGCACTTTTATTGATTCCAGCTGCACTTTTGGGTGTGCCCAACACCGTAATTGCCATATTGGCGCCTATTCACTTGTTTGCTCAATTTTGGTATCATACACAACATATTGGCAAAATGGGTATTTTGGAATACGTGATAGTTACCCCTTCCCAGCACCGGGTACACCATGCCATAAATCCAGAATATATCGATAAAAACCTCGGACAGATATTTTGTATTTGGGATAGAATATTCGGAACTTTTCAAGAGGAGTTGGATGAAGTTCCTCCGCAATATGGGGTGTTAAAACCGGCTAACACATGGAATCCTATTATTATAAATTTTCAACATTTATGGCGATTGATGCAGGATGCATGGCGCACCAAAAGTTATTGGGATAAAATTCGGATTTGGTTTATGCCAACGGGGTGGCGCCCAGAGGACGTAAAGGAAAAGTACCCCATTTCCATAATCCAAAATGTGTACAACTTTAGCAAATATCAACCAGAGGTAACATCAACTTTAAAAACATACGCCTTGTTTCAACTGATCGTGACCACCTTTTTAATGCTGTTCATGTTCTACAGTTATTCCGAAATTGGTTTTGATGGATTATTGCTGTTCGGTGCCTTTATTTTTGTTGGGATTTATGGATATACAACCTTAATGGACCGAAAAAAATATGCGATTTGGATCGAAGTAGTTCGTGGACTTGGAGGATTGGTCTTTATTTATATTACCAATGATTGGTTTGGGGTGAATAGTTACTTTTCAATCGGGAGTTACCTAATTGCACTCTATTTTTTGATAACTATTTTTGGGGCTGTCTATTTTACTTATTTTGAAAAATCGTTGGTGCGCCCAGATTTGGCGGCCTAG